In the genome of Pigmentiphaga litoralis, one region contains:
- the flgJ gene encoding flagellar assembly peptidoglycan hydrolase FlgJ, producing the protein MAKLDAGTSAGMAIDARSLDALKVQSRTDPKASARTAARQFEAHFAQTLLSQMRQTSFAGEGGIAEAFNSPATQNWRGMLDQQMAQTLSGVPTKRPDGSTSPAPEHSGLGLADVIEKQMTRSTVSADSVARAGMPLSMSTLSLARSRASLQGQGQQVDPGAALNLNGARRIQNGSFSSASGSNGVDAGTGKGSVGGVGAGGAMADTIRRYTGQTQQRVGAAVSAGAAGASGAAATATVAGSPEDVRTAFLAKYMPAARRAEEATGIPAVYILGQAALESGWGKHEIRSADGQRSHNLFGVKATGWSGRVAETRTTEYTDGKAERVSAKFRAYDSYEDAFEDYARMLSTNPRYANALKGSGSAEQFAQGLQRAGYATDPRYAEKLSSTIRRAMKVVV; encoded by the coding sequence ATGGCAAAACTGGATGCAGGCACTTCGGCCGGGATGGCCATCGATGCGCGGTCGCTCGACGCGCTCAAGGTGCAGTCGCGGACCGACCCGAAGGCGTCCGCACGGACCGCCGCGCGTCAGTTCGAAGCCCACTTCGCGCAGACGCTGCTGAGCCAGATGCGCCAGACGTCCTTCGCGGGCGAAGGCGGCATTGCCGAAGCCTTCAACAGTCCCGCCACCCAGAACTGGCGTGGCATGCTGGACCAGCAGATGGCGCAGACACTGTCTGGCGTGCCGACCAAGCGTCCCGATGGGTCCACGTCGCCCGCACCCGAACATAGCGGTCTGGGGCTGGCCGACGTGATCGAAAAACAGATGACACGCAGCACCGTGTCGGCCGACTCGGTGGCCCGCGCGGGCATGCCGCTGTCGATGTCGACGCTCAGCCTGGCGCGCTCGCGTGCCAGCCTGCAAGGGCAGGGGCAGCAGGTCGACCCCGGCGCGGCGCTGAATCTGAACGGAGCGCGCCGCATCCAGAACGGCAGTTTTTCCAGTGCGTCGGGCAGCAACGGGGTAGATGCAGGAACAGGTAAAGGTTCAGTCGGCGGGGTGGGTGCGGGCGGCGCCATGGCCGACACGATCCGCCGCTACACCGGGCAGACGCAGCAGCGGGTCGGCGCCGCGGTTTCCGCGGGTGCAGCAGGCGCATCCGGCGCGGCTGCAACGGCCACCGTCGCCGGCTCACCCGAAGACGTGCGCACCGCGTTTCTGGCGAAATACATGCCGGCGGCGCGCAGAGCGGAAGAAGCGACCGGCATTCCGGCCGTGTATATCCTCGGTCAGGCAGCGCTCGAGTCCGGCTGGGGCAAGCACGAGATCCGCAGCGCGGACGGCCAGCGCAGCCACAACCTCTTTGGCGTCAAAGCCACGGGCTGGTCAGGCCGTGTCGCTGAAACCCGGACCACCGAATACACCGATGGCAAGGCGGAACGCGTGTCCGCCAAATTCCGGGCGTATGACTCTTACGAAGACGCGTTCGAAGATTATGCGCGCATGTTGTCGACCAATCCCCGTTATGCCAACGCCTTGAAGGGCAGCGGCAGCGCCGAGCAGTTCGCGCAGGGCCTGCAGCGCGCCGGCTACGCCACGGATCCGCGCTACGCCGAAAAGCTGTCCAGCACGATCCGCCGCGCCATGAAGGTGGTGGTCTGA
- the flgG gene encoding flagellar basal-body rod protein FlgG, protein MMRALWIAKTGLDSQQTQLDVISNNLANVSTNGFKRSRAVFEDLLYQTIRPAGTQATQLNQVPAGLTVGTGSRPIATVRNFTQGALQQTSSSTDVAINGQGFFQVQMPDGTLAYTRDGSFQVDGQGQLVTSNGFVVDPGIVLPQGAKELAIGQDGTVSAVVAGQVQPVQLGQIQVATFINPVGLSPLGQNLFGETAASGVPTVNVPGENGAGMLNQGYAEASNVNVVEELVGMIQTQRAYEINSRAISTADQMLSRIAQL, encoded by the coding sequence ATGATGCGTGCCCTCTGGATTGCCAAGACCGGTCTCGATTCGCAGCAGACCCAACTGGACGTCATTTCGAACAACCTGGCCAACGTCAGCACCAACGGCTTCAAGCGTTCGCGCGCGGTATTCGAAGATTTGCTGTATCAGACCATCCGTCCGGCCGGCACACAGGCAACTCAGCTGAACCAGGTGCCTGCAGGGTTGACCGTGGGCACGGGCTCGCGCCCAATCGCCACTGTACGCAACTTCACCCAGGGCGCGTTGCAGCAGACGTCGAGCAGTACCGACGTGGCCATCAACGGCCAGGGCTTCTTCCAGGTGCAGATGCCCGACGGCACGCTGGCCTACACCCGTGACGGCAGTTTCCAGGTGGACGGTCAGGGTCAGCTTGTCACCAGCAACGGTTTTGTTGTCGACCCCGGCATCGTGTTGCCGCAAGGCGCGAAGGAATTGGCGATCGGCCAGGACGGCACCGTCAGCGCCGTGGTCGCGGGGCAGGTCCAGCCCGTGCAGTTGGGACAGATCCAGGTCGCGACCTTCATCAACCCCGTCGGCCTGTCGCCGCTTGGCCAGAACCTGTTCGGCGAAACGGCGGCGTCGGGCGTGCCGACCGTGAACGTGCCGGGCGAGAACGGCGCCGGCATGCTCAATCAAGGCTATGCCGAAGCATCCAACGTCAACGTCGTCGAAGAACTCGTTGGCATGATCCAGACCCAGCGCGCGTACGAAATCAACTCGCGCGCCATCTCCACTGCCGACCAGATGCTGTCGCGCATTGCGCAGCTGTAA
- the flgK gene encoding flagellar hook-associated protein FlgK, whose amino-acid sequence MATSILNIALTGLKAAQAGMSVTANNITNADTVGYSRQTLVQNASFSNFSGSGYFGQGVDVVTVTRAYNAFLTAQTTQAASSLSYLDTYSDQMTGLMNRMGTVETGITNSLNTMYEAMSNLGQRPSESAPRQAALTAAQSASARFRSISDDLSSLRNGTNQQISATTVKINELVQSIATYNDKINVAMGATGNGHSPNELLDQREQVLRELGKLTSISFSTQENSVNVNLTSGQPLVVGTVASQFVFQSDANSLAGGTLTLMRSGKETPLRESDLEGGSLGALVQFRDKELNNAQTQLGKIAIAMAAGYNQQQQFGIDAKGAAGTPMFTIGAPLVVPGRSNTGDGSVSISVTDIRSLTGDDYQVTRNGSDYVVTRGSSGAVVGTYDSLPQKFEGLQIGLTSGDMADGDSFTISVAREAASGLQVLINDPNKIATAAPMELKTAAANKGTGVIGHLHSVQADTVDYGSSVNVVFTDSSKYELRNNAGAVLGAGALTPPKSEIALNGWSFDMTGTPSAGDTFTVAASPGDPSGDNRNALAMAALSTTKLLDGNTLTDKYASLVAQVGTRASAVNVSKTAQQAAFTQSINEEQSNAGVNTDEEGASLIRYQQAYAAAGKILAMSSQLFDELITSIR is encoded by the coding sequence ATGGCAACCAGTATCCTGAACATCGCATTGACCGGACTCAAGGCCGCCCAGGCCGGCATGTCCGTCACCGCGAACAACATCACCAATGCCGATACGGTCGGGTATTCACGCCAGACCTTGGTGCAGAACGCGTCGTTCTCCAATTTTTCCGGTTCGGGATACTTCGGCCAGGGCGTGGACGTGGTGACCGTTACCCGCGCCTACAACGCGTTCCTGACCGCACAGACCACGCAGGCCGCGTCGTCGCTCAGCTACCTCGATACCTACTCCGACCAGATGACCGGGCTGATGAACCGGATGGGCACGGTCGAAACGGGTATCACGAACTCGCTGAATACCATGTACGAGGCCATGAGCAATCTTGGCCAGCGTCCCAGCGAATCGGCGCCGCGGCAGGCGGCGCTGACGGCGGCCCAGTCCGCGTCGGCGCGCTTTCGCAGCATCAGCGATGACCTGAGCAGCCTGCGCAACGGCACCAACCAGCAGATCTCGGCGACCACGGTCAAGATCAACGAACTGGTTCAGTCCATTGCGACCTACAACGACAAGATCAACGTGGCCATGGGCGCTACCGGCAATGGCCACTCGCCCAACGAACTGCTGGACCAGCGCGAGCAGGTGCTGCGCGAACTCGGCAAGCTCACGTCCATCAGCTTCAGCACGCAAGAAAACTCCGTCAACGTGAACCTGACCAGCGGCCAGCCGCTGGTTGTTGGCACCGTGGCATCGCAATTCGTTTTCCAGTCCGATGCGAACTCGCTGGCCGGCGGTACGCTGACCCTAATGCGTTCGGGCAAGGAAACGCCGCTGCGCGAGTCCGACCTGGAAGGCGGATCCCTTGGCGCGCTCGTCCAGTTCCGCGACAAGGAACTGAATAACGCGCAGACCCAGCTTGGCAAGATCGCCATTGCCATGGCTGCCGGCTATAACCAGCAGCAGCAATTCGGGATCGACGCCAAGGGCGCCGCGGGTACGCCCATGTTCACCATTGGCGCCCCCCTGGTCGTGCCGGGCCGCAGCAATACCGGAGACGGCTCGGTATCGATCAGCGTGACCGACATCCGGTCGCTGACGGGCGATGACTATCAGGTGACCCGCAACGGCAGCGATTACGTCGTGACACGCGGCAGTTCCGGCGCGGTCGTGGGCACCTACGATTCCTTGCCCCAGAAATTTGAAGGGCTGCAAATTGGCCTGACGTCCGGCGACATGGCCGACGGTGACTCGTTCACCATCAGCGTGGCGCGGGAAGCGGCAAGCGGTCTGCAGGTGCTGATCAACGATCCGAACAAGATCGCCACGGCGGCGCCGATGGAACTCAAGACGGCAGCCGCCAACAAGGGTACGGGCGTCATCGGCCACCTGCATTCGGTTCAGGCTGATACCGTGGACTACGGCAGCTCGGTCAATGTCGTGTTCACCGACAGCAGCAAGTACGAGCTGCGCAACAATGCAGGCGCGGTGCTGGGCGCTGGCGCGCTTACCCCGCCCAAGTCCGAGATCGCGTTGAACGGCTGGTCGTTCGACATGACCGGCACGCCATCCGCAGGGGACACCTTTACGGTGGCTGCGTCGCCCGGCGATCCCTCGGGTGACAACCGCAATGCATTGGCCATGGCCGCGCTGAGCACAACCAAGCTGCTTGATGGCAATACCCTGACCGACAAGTACGCGTCGCTGGTCGCGCAGGTCGGTACCCGGGCCAGCGCCGTCAACGTCAGCAAGACGGCGCAGCAGGCCGCCTTCACGCAGTCGATCAACGAAGAACAGTCGAATGCCGGCGTGAACACCGACGAGGAAGGCGCGTCCCTGATCCGCTATCAGCAAGCCTATGCGGCGGCCGGCAAGATCCTGGCGATGTCGTCGCAATTGTTTGATGAACTGATCACGTCGATCCG
- a CDS encoding flagellar basal body L-ring protein FlgH, whose translation MTKVVVCRAPLRRILMGVAAMGSLLAALGGCAVPKIDIAGPTTARPVDPIAMSAARRPTGGIYASAPGYRPLFEDVRARDVGDTLVVKLEERINSTQSNNTSTQRTASARASIPSLAKLPGGGLLRGLGIEADSDNKFNAKGATGASNILSGTVAVTVTEVLPNGNLVVAGEKQIGTNRETERVRFSGVVNPTNIVGGNTVSSTQVADARIEYRGQGAIDDAQTVGWLSRFFFSVLPF comes from the coding sequence ATGACCAAGGTTGTTGTGTGCCGCGCGCCGCTGCGCCGGATTCTGATGGGCGTTGCCGCGATGGGATCGTTGCTGGCGGCATTGGGCGGTTGCGCCGTGCCCAAGATCGATATCGCGGGTCCCACCACCGCGCGTCCGGTTGACCCGATCGCCATGAGCGCAGCGCGTCGGCCCACCGGCGGCATCTATGCGTCGGCACCGGGGTATCGCCCGCTGTTTGAAGATGTGCGGGCACGCGACGTAGGCGACACCCTCGTGGTCAAGCTTGAAGAGCGGATCAACTCCACGCAAAGCAACAACACATCAACCCAGCGCACCGCGTCGGCACGCGCCAGCATCCCGTCGCTGGCCAAGTTGCCGGGCGGCGGGCTGCTGCGCGGCCTGGGCATCGAAGCTGACAGCGACAACAAGTTCAACGCCAAGGGCGCCACGGGCGCATCCAACATCCTGTCGGGCACCGTGGCCGTGACCGTGACCGAAGTGCTGCCCAATGGCAACCTGGTGGTCGCCGGCGAAAAGCAGATCGGCACCAACCGGGAGACCGAGCGCGTGCGCTTCTCGGGTGTCGTCAACCCGACCAACATTGTTGGCGGCAATACGGTCAGCTCGACCCAGGTGGCCGACGCCCGGATCGAGTACCGCGGCCAGGGCGCCATTGATGATGCCCAGACCGTTGGCTGGCTGTCGCGTTTCTTCTTCTCGGTGTTGCCTTTCTGA
- a CDS encoding flagellar basal body P-ring protein FlgI: protein MSSFFFPVRTGASRAGLARLVGAVCIGALSLVLAAAPVQAARIKDLATLQGVRSNQLVGYGLVVGLDGTGDQTTQTPFTTQSLMSMLSNLGINVPPGTRLQLKNVAAVMVTASLPAFAQPGQQLDITVSSMGNAKSLRGGTLLLTPLKGLDNQVYAMGQGNLSVGGAGASAAGSRAQINHLSAGRIPGGATVEREVATPFADDSMLRLELTTADFSTARAVVEAINKFFGSSVARALDGRVIELASPGTPNSRVTFMSQIEDIEVNGSRAPARVVINARTGSVVMNQSVRLSPVAVAHGNLSVTVSTTPQVSQPAPFSAGQTVVTERADIEIRQGGGPIMHLDGGAQLSEVVKALNMLGATPQDLISILQALKTAGALTADLEII, encoded by the coding sequence ATGTCTTCCTTCTTCTTTCCGGTGCGTACGGGCGCCTCGCGTGCCGGCTTGGCCCGCCTTGTGGGCGCAGTGTGCATAGGCGCGCTGTCGCTGGTGCTTGCCGCCGCGCCGGTGCAGGCCGCACGCATCAAAGACCTGGCGACCCTGCAGGGTGTGCGCAGCAACCAGCTGGTGGGCTACGGCCTTGTGGTCGGCCTGGACGGTACCGGCGACCAGACCACGCAGACGCCATTCACCACCCAATCCCTGATGTCCATGCTGTCCAACCTGGGCATCAACGTGCCGCCCGGGACGCGGCTCCAGCTTAAAAACGTGGCAGCCGTGATGGTCACGGCGTCATTGCCCGCGTTTGCGCAGCCAGGTCAGCAACTCGACATCACCGTCAGTTCCATGGGCAACGCCAAGTCGCTGCGCGGCGGCACCTTGCTGCTCACGCCACTCAAAGGCCTGGATAACCAGGTCTATGCAATGGGACAGGGCAACCTGTCGGTGGGCGGTGCGGGCGCGTCGGCGGCGGGAAGCCGCGCGCAGATCAACCACTTGAGCGCTGGACGTATTCCCGGCGGCGCCACGGTCGAACGCGAAGTCGCGACCCCGTTTGCCGACGACAGCATGCTTCGCCTGGAACTCACCACGGCGGATTTCTCGACCGCGCGTGCGGTGGTTGAAGCCATCAACAAGTTCTTCGGCAGTTCGGTGGCCCGCGCGCTGGATGGCCGCGTGATCGAACTGGCATCGCCCGGTACTCCGAACTCGCGGGTGACCTTCATGTCGCAGATCGAAGACATCGAAGTCAACGGCAGCCGCGCACCGGCACGCGTCGTCATCAACGCGCGCACCGGGTCAGTCGTCATGAACCAGAGCGTGCGCCTCAGCCCGGTTGCGGTGGCGCACGGCAACCTGAGCGTCACGGTGTCGACGACGCCCCAGGTCAGCCAGCCGGCGCCGTTCAGCGCCGGGCAGACCGTGGTGACCGAACGTGCCGACATCGAAATCCGCCAGGGCGGGGGCCCGATCATGCATCTTGATGGCGGCGCGCAGTTGTCCGAAGTGGTCAAAGCCTTGAACATGCTGGGCGCGACACCGCAAGACCTCATTTCCATCCTGCAGGCACTCAAGACGGCAGGCGCACTGACGGCGGACCTGGAGATCATCTGA